GCGGTCCACGACGTCAGCCACGGCGGTCTCGCCGTCGCGCTGGCGGAGATGGTCACTGAAGAGGCGGGACTCGAAGTCTCACTCCCGATCCCAGACGACGCCGACGAGGCCGTTGCTGCAGCCCTCTTCCACGAACAGCCCGGCCGCGCGCTGGTCCAGACCGAGTCACCCGAGACCGTCAGCGCGGCGTTCGACGGCGTCGCCCCGGTCGTCGAACTCGGCTCGACGACCGACGACGGTACCCTCGCGCTCACCATCGGTAATCGAACGATCACAACGGATGCAGGCGAGATTAGAGACCATCGTGCGACGATCGAGCGGGAACTCGAGTAGCCGACGCCCGCTCGAGCGGTCTGCCATCGAATCGGCAATTATCTGACGCCCGATATATTGATATACCCGCGGTACGATTCATCCAACGAACTGCTAGCCCGGAGGATACCGTTCGATGGCCACTACCACCCCGTCCGTCCTGATCGTCGAAGACGAACCGGACCTCGCGGATCTCTACGCCGCGTGGCTCGGAGAGTCGTGCGAGATCGAGACGGCCTACGACGGAGAGACGGCACTGAACGCCATCGACGACTGTATCGACATCGTCCTCCTCGATCGACGCATGCCCGGGCTCTCCGGCGATCGAATTCTCACGACCATTCGTGACCGCGGTCTCGACTGTCGGGTCGCGATGGTGACGGCCGTCGAACCGGATTTCGACATCATCGGCATGGGGTTCGACGATTATCTCGTCAAGCCGGTCTCGAAGGACGAACTGCGCCGAATCGTCGAACAGTTACAGCTCCGATCGAGTTACGACGAACAGCTCCAGGAGTTCTTCGCGCTCGCCTCGAAGAAGGCGCTGCTCGACGCCGAGAAGACCGACGCCGAACTGAAATCGAGTCAGGAGTACGCCCGGCTGCAGGACCGACTCGCGGTGCTCCGCGTTGAGGTCAACGAAACGATGTCGGAACTGCTCAAGCAGGACGGCTATCGACAGCTCTGTCGGGACCTCACCCGAGACTCGATTCTACAGGAGTCGAGCTGACTCGTCGGCCGGAACTCGATTCCGCAGGAGTCACACTGTCCGGTTAGCCGGACCTCGCAGACTCGCGCTCGAGCGTCGTCACGTCGCGGATCTCGAGCCGCGTGCCGCCGTTGGTCCCGTTGTCGACCGTCAGCGACCAGTCGTGGGCCTCTGCGATCGCTCTGACGAGCGCCAGCCCCAGCCCGTCGATATTCGTCTCGACGCCGGTGTGCGCCTCGCCGTCGTCGGTCGTAACGTCGAGCACCCGGTCGTGAGCGGTCGGCGGGATTTCGGTCGCGTCGTCTAATAGGAAAAAGCCCCGCGAGCGGTCGCTCGTGCCGAAGCCGACCTGAATCGTCACCTCGCCGTCGGCGCGGGCCGCAGCGTCGTCGAACGCCGTCTCGAGGAGGTGGACGAACCGGTCCGCGTCGGCTCTGAGCGTCGCAGACTGCTCGACGACGACGCGCTCACTGTCCAGTCGCGATCGCTCGAGGGCGTCCTCGATCGCCGACTCGAGGTCGATTCGGCTTCGGGGGCCGACGGCCGACGCGTTCCGGGCGAACTCCCGGATGTCGTCGACGAGCCGTTCGGTCCGATCGAGCGTCGCTTCGACCGAGTCCTCCGCGAGCGGGAACTCCCAGTTGTCCGGCGTCCCCCCTCGAGAGGCCGACATCCCGCCGCCTTCCGCCTCGAGCGCGTCCGCGAGGGTCGACAGCTGCGCTTTCAGATCGCTCGAGAGGACGTCGGCGACGGACTCGAGTCGCTCGGTCTGGCGCTCGAGTTCGGCGGTCCGTTCCCGGAGCACCTGCTCGCGGTCGGCCCGGTCGAGCGCCGCCCGGGTGTTTTCGACCAGCGTCGAGATGAGGTCGACGTCGGTCTCGTCGAACTGGTGGGCGTCGAACGAGCCGGTCATGAGGACGCCGTGGGTTCCGATCGGAGCGATGATCTCCGAGCGAATCGGCGTGTCGGGGTTGTAGATGTCGTCGACCGTCGCGAGGTCGTCGAACCGCTCGATGTCGCCGGACTCGAACGTCTCCCAGACGAGCCCTTCGCCGGGGTAGAACCGCGGGAGGCCGCCGAACTCGTCGTGTGCGCCGGCGGTTCCGGCGACCGGCTCGAGGTAGCCCTGTTCCTCCTCGAGCAGCCAAACGCCGCTGATCGGGAGATTGAGCAGGTCGCTGCCGGCGTGGACGGCGATTGCACAGATCTCTTCGGGGTCGTCGGACTCGAGCAGCCAGCGAGTGATCTCGTGGAGCGAGGTGACGACGCGTTCGTACTCGCGCCGGTCGGTCACGTCGCGGACGACGGCGGCGACGGTCGCGAGGTCGTCCTCGATCGGGACGAACCGGAACTCGCCGATCCGGTCGGTGCCGTTGGCGTCGGTAAACGGCAACTCGAGCTGTCGCTCGGCGGCGTTGCCGACGTCAACGTCGGTGATCGCCCGTCCGATCTCGACGGCGTGCTCGTCGGAGATCCCGGCCCGGCTGGTGAGCACTTCGACGTGTTCGCCGACGAACTCCTGCCGATCGGCGTCGAGTACGTCCTCGAGAGCCCCGTTGACGGTGACGATCTCCCGATTGCGATCGAGCGTGATCACAGCGTCCCGGACGGCTTCGACGACAGCCGCGTGCTGGGCGATGGTCGTCTCCTGAGATTTTCGCTCGGTGACATCGCGCATGTACACCGAGAGGCCGCTTTCGGAGGGGTAGGCGCGAGCCTCGAACCAGGTTTCGAGGTGGGCGTGGTACACCTCGAAGGAGACGGGAACCTGTTCGTCCATGGCGCGGTGGAATCGGTCCGGGAACTGCGTCTCGACCGTTTGGGGGAACTCGTCCCACATGACGCGGCCGATCAGCTCCGCTCGAGACCGCTTCAACAGCGTCTCGGCGCGCTCGTTGAGGTAGGTAAACCGGAAATCCGGGTCGAGCGCGAAGAAGGCGTCTGTAACCCGATCGGCGATCGGAACGGATCGCAGCGTCACGGCTCCACACCCCGATCGTCGCTCGAGATCGCGGTCGCGAGTGGGTCCCCTCGGAGCCGACTGACTCGCAGTGTCGCTGTGTTCATCGAGAGCTAGCTACCGCGTACTTTGCAGGGCGGCTATTTCAGTGTCGTGGCTGATCGGCCGGCAGGGCCGGCCGTCGCCGACTACAGGATGTCGTCGTCCCGCTCTCGTTCGACGGCGCGGTCGAAGACGAATTCGGCGGCCGCAGCGTCGAGCACCGATGCGACATCCTCGTCGGAGAACACGGGAACCATACGCGAAACTCATTGCAGGCCCACTTCAGTGGTGCCGTCGTTCGGGCCGCAGGAAAGATCCCGTAGCCCGTCGGCGGAGCGTGTTTGTATCTAGTCGTAGTACAGGTGGACATGAAAGTAGTCATCGCCGGTGGGGGTATCGTCGGGTGTGCGATCGCGGCGCGACTCGGCGAGACCGACCACGACGTCACGCTCCTCGAGCGCTCGCGGATCGGCAGCGAGACGACGGCGGCCTCCGCGGGTATCCTGATGGAGAACGTGATCGATCCGACGCCGTTCGACCTGCGGTTTCGAATGCGCGCCCGCTCGGTCTACGACGAACTGTTCGATCGCGGCCCGCTCGAATCGACTCGAATCGGCGTGTGCTACCTCGCCGAAACGGACCAGTTCGCGGAGCGACTCGAGGCGTCCGCGGCGACGCTCGGCGAACACGGTGTCGACGCGTCGTACCTCAAGGCGGACGAACTATCCAGACTCGGCGTCGATCCCGACGGCTTTGTCGGCGGACTGTACACGCCGAACGACCGGCTCTGCGAACCGGTCGCCGTCGCGAACTGGTTCGCCGACTGCGCGCGCCGGACGGGTGTCGACGTTCGGACGGGGGCAACCGTCACCGACGTTCGGACCCACGACGGAGCCGTCTCGAGCGTCGAGACCGAGACGGACCGGTTCGACGCCGACTGTGTGATCAACGCGACCGGTCCGTGGGCCCCGAAACTGAACGAGACGGTCGGCGTTTCGCTCCCGCTCAGACAGACGCTCGGGCCGATGGCGGCCCTCGAAACCGACCACCCGCTCGAGAGTCCGGTGACGATCCTCGAGTCCAAGCGGTACGTTCGTCCGACCGGCGGCAACGACGGACCCGGCGCATGGGTCGGCGAGTACCGAACGGCGTACGAAGACGGCCAGCAGTATGATCCGGACGACTGTGCCGTCCCGGACGGGTTCGCGGACTCCGCATCGGACCTCGCAGCCGTCGTCCCGGGACTCGAGGGCGCGACGGTTGTCAACGAGTGGCTCGGCTGTCGAACCGTCACGCCGGACGGCAGACCCATCGTCGGCGAGACGAGCGTCGACGGGTTTGTCGTCGCCTGTGGACTGTCCGGGCAGGGGATTACGCTCGCCCCGGCCGTCGCCGACGTGGTTCATGACGCACTCGAGGGGACCCTCGAAGACGAGTATCGAAAACACCTCTCGCCGGATCGGTTCTGAAGGTATCGTCCGTATCGACGACTCGAGAGAACGACACCGAGGGCGAGTTTCAGTGTCGCGTAGCCGAACGAATCCTTATACCGAGACCTGTTGTTCGGTATCGTATGACTGTAGTCGTGATCGGTGGGGGAATCGTCGGTCTCTCGAGTGCGTACGAACTCGCCGCTCGCGGCGTCGACGTCGTCGTCTGCGAAGGGGGATCGATCGGTTCGGGGAGCACCGAGCGATCCGCGGGCGGTATCCGCGCGCAGTTCTCGACGCCGGTCAACGTCGACCTCTCGCTCGAGAGCATGCGCGTCTGGAACGCATTCGAGGAGCGGTTCGGGACCGATATCGATTACCGACGGCCGGGGTACCTCTTTCTCGCCCGGACCGAGGAGACCGCGGCGGGGTTCGACGAGGCCGTCACGATGCAGAACGACCGCGGTGTTCCGAGCGAGGTGCTCACGCCCGAGGAAGCGAGCGAGCACTGCCCGGGAATCGATCCCGAACAATTCGTCGCGGCGACGTACGCCCCGACGGACGGCTTCGCGGACCCGCACCTCGCCCTGCAGGGATACGCGCGAGCGGCGGCCGACGCGGGGGTCGACGTGCGAACGAAGACGCCCGTCGTGGACGTGATCCGTGAGGAATCCGGCGCTCGAGACGACGAGGAATCGCGGCGGGTGGTCGGCGTCGAGACGTCCGAGGGCCGACTCGACGCCGACTACGTCGTCAACGCCGCGGGTCCGTGGGCCAGCGAGGTCGCAGCGTTGGCCGACGTATCGCTGCCGATCGTTCCGAAACGGCGCCAGATCGCCGTCGCCCAACCCGAGACACCGGTTCCAGCCTCGGATCCGCTGACGATCGATCTCGAGAGCGGCTCCTACTTCCGGCCCGAGCGAGACGGCGACGCGCTGGTCGGCGGCCACCTCGGTGCGTCGGATGCCGCCGCTGATCCGGACGCGTACGCCCGATCGATGGACTTCGAGTGGAGCGTCGACGCCCTCGAGACCGTCTCGGAGTGGACGACCTACTTCGGCCCCGAGTCGGCGGTCAAACGCGGCTGGGCGGGACTCTACGCGGTGACGCCGGACGACAGCGCGATTCTCGAGGAGACGGTTCCCGGCTATATCACCGCCGCCGGCTTCTCGGGTCACGGCTTCCAACACGCACCCGCGACAGGGAAGCTGGTCGCCGAACTCGTCGCCGACGGCGAGGCGTCGCTGGTCGACATCGAGGCGCTCTCGAGCGATCGATTCGAGGACGAGGCGACGCGAACGGAGCGGAACGTCGTCTGACTATTTCCAGCCCGCAACGTCCGCGAGACCCCGACTTTATTCCTACTGGACTGTTCACATTCACCATGAGTATCGATACCACTGCCTCGGCGCGAGAGTTGGCGACGGCGATCCGCGACGGCGAACGCTCTTCGGAAACCGTCGTCGACAGCTGCCTCGAGCGAACCAGGGACACCGAAGCGCTGAATGCCTTCGTAACGGTACTCGAGGAATCCGCACGCGAGCGAGCTCGCGAGGCCGACCGCGTAGCCGCGGCCGGCGAGGATCTCGGGCCCCTCCACGGCGTGCCGGTCGCGATCAAGGATCTCCGGGACCGTAAGGCCGGCGTCCGGAATACACTCGGACTCACAGCGCTATCGGGCAACGTCGCCGAGACGGACTCGATCGTCGTCGAACGCCTCGAGGCTGCTGGCGCAGTGATCGTCGGGACGACCAATACGCCCGCGCTGGGACATACGATCAAAACGGACAACCGACTCGTCGGCGCGACGGCGACGCCGTTCGATCTCGAGCGCTCGGCCGGCGGCTCCTCTGGCGGCTCCGCGGCGGCGGTCGCCGCGGGCTGTGCGACCATCGCGACCGGGTCCGATATCGGCGGCTCACTGCGGGTGCCGGCGTCCTGTTGTAACGTCGTAGGGCTGAAGCCGTCCCACGGACGAGTCCCATCGAATTCTCGACTCGACGCCTTCGACACTCACTCACCGTTCATGATGGGCGGGCCGGTCGCGCGCTCTCTGGACGACGTCGCACTCGCACTCGAGGTGATGGCGGGCCCGGACCACCGGGATCCGTTCAGCGTGCCGGCGGGGAAGGACGGATTTCTCGAGGCCTTCGATCGACCAGCCACGGAGCTATCGATTGCCTACAGTCCGGATCTGAACCTCCAGCCCGTCGACCCCACCGTCCGCGAAACGGTCGGCAGCGCCGTCGACGATCTCGCAGATGCTGGCGTCACAGTCGGCGATGTCGACGTCTCGCTACCGGAGTATGACGACCTCCGCCAGGCGTACTACACACAGGTCGGCGGCTACTTTGCCGCCGTTGCCAAGCGGGTCGAATCGCACTACGGGATCGACCTCGAAACGGCAGATGTCGAGGAAACCGTTCGTTCGACTGTCGCACTTGGTCAGCGCCTCGACTCTCTCGAGGAGCGACTGGCCAACGGGCCGCGCACCAAGGCCTACGACGCGATCGAGGCCGCGCTTGACGATGCCGACGCGCTCGTGACCCCGACGCTAACCGTGCCGCCGTACGGCAAGCACCTGCGTGATCGCTACCCAACGACGATCAACGGCCACGATGTGGCCGGGATTCCCACCGACGCGATGCTTACCTGGGTGTTCAACCTCACTGGGCACCCTGTCGCGTCGGTCCCCGCAGGGCTCACCGACGACGGGTTGCCGATCGGACTGCAAGTGGTCGGCCGCCGGTACGCCGAGTCGGACGTCATAGCTGTCGCTGCGGCCCTCGAGCGAGCGCGACCGTGGGAGAATTATTACCCCGATGGCTGCGTACCGTGACCGGTATCGCTCCCTCAGTGTCCGAATGGAAAGTACGACCCCGGTGGTCCCATCAGAAGTGGTGACCGAGGTAGACGGCCGTTTCCGGGAAGAGCGTCGACAGCGTTTCGAGGACGTTCGAGTCCGTGACCGTCAGTCGCCCGGTTCGCTCGAGGGTGCTTGCGGACTGAGCACCGACGACGAGCTGTGAGAGCGCGGTGACATCGAGACGAACGTTGGCTCCGGCCGTTCCAGCGGTCTCCTCGAGACGCGTACACGTTGCGTTCATGCCTGCCACCTCGAGTTCAAACACGCCTTCGTTCCAGTCGACCAGCGGATCCTCGACGGCGATCGTCAGGCTGGCCTCGTGCTCCGGATACGAGAGGTGTGACAGCGTCTCGGCAACGTCGACGATTCGGACCATCGGCCCGTCGGTAACCTCGGTGTCGATCTCGTCGGGGTCGCGAGCGATGTCGCGGATCGGAACGTCCGTGGGCACCCGAAGCCGAACGCGCTGGACCTGCGAACCGTGGTCGTGGCAGAACGACAGGAGAGCCAGCAGGGCGTCGTGATCGGCGGCGACGAGTTCGGAAACCGACAACGTCCGGTCGCCCATTTCGCCGTCGATCGTGTAGACGAGGTATCCCACCACCCGGCCGTCGCGCTCGGAGGCGTAGACGAACGGATCGCGATCGTGGCCGCCGAAGACGCGATGTCGCCACCAGGTCTCGTCGCGCTCGAGGGCGAGTCCGTACCGTTCGCGGTGGGTCTCGTACGTCGACTCGAGTCGATCGTAGTCGTCGGCCTCGAGTCTGCGAACGGCCGTCCTATCGGCGTCGGCACCGTCCATCGCATCCGTCGCGAACGACAGCACGTCGGGCGCGCACTCGTGCGTCGCGATCCGATTGCTGGTGTCCCAGCCGTACCGTCGGTAGAACCGGTACTGGAACGGCCACAGCACCGAAAACCGGACGTCGTGGTCGCGGTACTCCGCGAGGGAGTGAGCGAGTAACTGCCGGACGTGGCCTTGCCGGCGATACTCGGGCGGCGTCGCGACGGACGCCAGCCCCGCGGTTCGGTGGGTGTCGCCGCGCACGCGGGCCTCGAGCCAGTAGTGCCGACAGACACAGCGCGGATTCGCGTCGTCGGTCGCCTCGGTGGCGTAGAGGCCGCGCCGAGAGCCGAGCGTGTCTCGCGGCCCCTCGTGCTCGTCAGGATCGTACGCTGGAACACCTAACTCCGGTCGAAAGGCGTAACTTCGATACTCGTG
Above is a window of Natronorubrum tibetense GA33 DNA encoding:
- a CDS encoding HalX domain-containing protein — translated: MATTTPSVLIVEDEPDLADLYAAWLGESCEIETAYDGETALNAIDDCIDIVLLDRRMPGLSGDRILTTIRDRGLDCRVAMVTAVEPDFDIIGMGFDDYLVKPVSKDELRRIVEQLQLRSSYDEQLQEFFALASKKALLDAEKTDAELKSSQEYARLQDRLAVLRVEVNETMSELLKQDGYRQLCRDLTRDSILQESS
- a CDS encoding PAS domain-containing sensor histidine kinase codes for the protein MTLRSVPIADRVTDAFFALDPDFRFTYLNERAETLLKRSRAELIGRVMWDEFPQTVETQFPDRFHRAMDEQVPVSFEVYHAHLETWFEARAYPSESGLSVYMRDVTERKSQETTIAQHAAVVEAVRDAVITLDRNREIVTVNGALEDVLDADRQEFVGEHVEVLTSRAGISDEHAVEIGRAITDVDVGNAAERQLELPFTDANGTDRIGEFRFVPIEDDLATVAAVVRDVTDRREYERVVTSLHEITRWLLESDDPEEICAIAVHAGSDLLNLPISGVWLLEEEQGYLEPVAGTAGAHDEFGGLPRFYPGEGLVWETFESGDIERFDDLATVDDIYNPDTPIRSEIIAPIGTHGVLMTGSFDAHQFDETDVDLISTLVENTRAALDRADREQVLRERTAELERQTERLESVADVLSSDLKAQLSTLADALEAEGGGMSASRGGTPDNWEFPLAEDSVEATLDRTERLVDDIREFARNASAVGPRSRIDLESAIEDALERSRLDSERVVVEQSATLRADADRFVHLLETAFDDAAARADGEVTIQVGFGTSDRSRGFFLLDDATEIPPTAHDRVLDVTTDDGEAHTGVETNIDGLGLALVRAIAEAHDWSLTVDNGTNGGTRLEIRDVTTLERESARSG
- a CDS encoding NAD(P)/FAD-dependent oxidoreductase, translated to MKVVIAGGGIVGCAIAARLGETDHDVTLLERSRIGSETTAASAGILMENVIDPTPFDLRFRMRARSVYDELFDRGPLESTRIGVCYLAETDQFAERLEASAATLGEHGVDASYLKADELSRLGVDPDGFVGGLYTPNDRLCEPVAVANWFADCARRTGVDVRTGATVTDVRTHDGAVSSVETETDRFDADCVINATGPWAPKLNETVGVSLPLRQTLGPMAALETDHPLESPVTILESKRYVRPTGGNDGPGAWVGEYRTAYEDGQQYDPDDCAVPDGFADSASDLAAVVPGLEGATVVNEWLGCRTVTPDGRPIVGETSVDGFVVACGLSGQGITLAPAVADVVHDALEGTLEDEYRKHLSPDRF
- a CDS encoding NAD(P)/FAD-dependent oxidoreductase — its product is MTVVVIGGGIVGLSSAYELAARGVDVVVCEGGSIGSGSTERSAGGIRAQFSTPVNVDLSLESMRVWNAFEERFGTDIDYRRPGYLFLARTEETAAGFDEAVTMQNDRGVPSEVLTPEEASEHCPGIDPEQFVAATYAPTDGFADPHLALQGYARAAADAGVDVRTKTPVVDVIREESGARDDEESRRVVGVETSEGRLDADYVVNAAGPWASEVAALADVSLPIVPKRRQIAVAQPETPVPASDPLTIDLESGSYFRPERDGDALVGGHLGASDAAADPDAYARSMDFEWSVDALETVSEWTTYFGPESAVKRGWAGLYAVTPDDSAILEETVPGYITAAGFSGHGFQHAPATGKLVAELVADGEASLVDIEALSSDRFEDEATRTERNVV
- a CDS encoding amidase, which produces MSIDTTASARELATAIRDGERSSETVVDSCLERTRDTEALNAFVTVLEESARERAREADRVAAAGEDLGPLHGVPVAIKDLRDRKAGVRNTLGLTALSGNVAETDSIVVERLEAAGAVIVGTTNTPALGHTIKTDNRLVGATATPFDLERSAGGSSGGSAAAVAAGCATIATGSDIGGSLRVPASCCNVVGLKPSHGRVPSNSRLDAFDTHSPFMMGGPVARSLDDVALALEVMAGPDHRDPFSVPAGKDGFLEAFDRPATELSIAYSPDLNLQPVDPTVRETVGSAVDDLADAGVTVGDVDVSLPEYDDLRQAYYTQVGGYFAAVAKRVESHYGIDLETADVEETVRSTVALGQRLDSLEERLANGPRTKAYDAIEAALDDADALVTPTLTVPPYGKHLRDRYPTTINGHDVAGIPTDAMLTWVFNLTGHPVASVPAGLTDDGLPIGLQVVGRRYAESDVIAVAAALERARPWENYYPDGCVP
- a CDS encoding GNAT family N-acetyltransferase, with product MVDYRPIPDERDVFHEYRSYAFRPELGVPAYDPDEHEGPRDTLGSRRGLYATEATDDANPRCVCRHYWLEARVRGDTHRTAGLASVATPPEYRRQGHVRQLLAHSLAEYRDHDVRFSVLWPFQYRFYRRYGWDTSNRIATHECAPDVLSFATDAMDGADADRTAVRRLEADDYDRLESTYETHRERYGLALERDETWWRHRVFGGHDRDPFVYASERDGRVVGYLVYTIDGEMGDRTLSVSELVAADHDALLALLSFCHDHGSQVQRVRLRVPTDVPIRDIARDPDEIDTEVTDGPMVRIVDVAETLSHLSYPEHEASLTIAVEDPLVDWNEGVFELEVAGMNATCTRLEETAGTAGANVRLDVTALSQLVVGAQSASTLERTGRLTVTDSNVLETLSTLFPETAVYLGHHF